A genomic segment from Microcoleus sp. FACHB-672 encodes:
- a CDS encoding Npun_F0494 family protein translates to MTAVETKNTESIQYPRRTIERAERALRCSPFQLQLFAAMRSQSVVLNTIAGESGIKREYTHSPLSELAAENALLWLIQVGLLRREVDGQGITDGFRLTPLGRQLVEKWQGFGGKLPAPTFSDRLYNAMSRWFRFF, encoded by the coding sequence ATGACTGCAGTCGAAACCAAAAACACCGAATCAATTCAATATCCCCGCCGTACAATCGAACGGGCAGAACGAGCACTGCGTTGCTCACCTTTCCAACTACAGTTATTTGCAGCGATGCGTTCACAAAGCGTTGTTCTCAATACCATCGCCGGTGAGTCTGGTATAAAGCGAGAGTATACGCACTCACCCCTGTCCGAGTTAGCTGCTGAAAATGCCCTGCTGTGGTTGATACAAGTGGGTTTATTGCGGCGGGAAGTGGATGGGCAAGGAATTACCGACGGTTTTCGCTTAACGCCCTTGGGACGGCAGTTAGTAGAAAAATGGCAGGGTTTTGGAGGCAAGCTGCCGGCTCCTACATTCAGTGATCGCCTTTATAATGCGATGAGTCGATGGTTCCGATTTTTTTAA
- the pgl gene encoding 6-phosphogluconolactonase, giving the protein MQKKVEVLPDWGALIQRALEVVLDKMQAAISERDRFTIALAGGGTPKPLYEAIAAQPLPWEKIHVFWGDERYVPPDDADSNQRMARLAWLDKVPIPAGNIHAMPTVAADPAADAQKHDAELQEFFELPAGEFASFDLILLGIGDDAHTASLFPHTDALQVRDRMVTVGNKDGQPRITFTVPLINHARCIMFLITGASKQPALAQIFAPTADDMTYPARLIQPAGELWWLLDEPAGRELKQEY; this is encoded by the coding sequence ATGCAGAAAAAAGTTGAAGTCTTACCAGATTGGGGCGCACTAATACAGCGGGCGCTAGAGGTCGTTTTAGATAAGATGCAAGCTGCCATCTCAGAGCGGGATCGGTTTACCATTGCTCTTGCCGGTGGTGGCACACCTAAGCCGCTGTATGAGGCGATTGCCGCTCAACCCCTGCCTTGGGAAAAAATTCATGTTTTTTGGGGTGATGAGCGCTATGTCCCGCCCGATGACGCGGATAGCAATCAGCGAATGGCTAGATTAGCTTGGCTGGATAAAGTGCCCATTCCTGCCGGCAATATCCACGCGATGCCCACGGTTGCGGCTGATCCCGCTGCTGACGCTCAAAAGCATGACGCCGAGTTGCAAGAGTTCTTTGAGCTGCCGGCGGGTGAATTTGCCAGCTTCGATTTGATTTTGCTGGGAATTGGGGATGATGCCCACACAGCATCTTTATTTCCGCACACAGACGCTTTGCAAGTACGCGACCGCATGGTTACAGTAGGAAACAAAGATGGTCAACCTCGAATTACTTTCACTGTGCCCCTGATTAACCACGCCCGGTGCATCATGTTTCTAATCACGGGTGCCAGCAAACAACCGGCCCTGGCTCAAATTTTTGCTCCCACAGCCGATGATATGACCTATCCAGCTCGACTGATTCAGCCGGCTGGTGAGCTTTGGTGGCTGCTTGATGAGCCGGCTGGGCGAGAATTAAAACAGGAATATTAA
- a CDS encoding FHA domain-containing protein: MIVCPNCNHQNPDGANQCEACYTPLPAMSSCPNCGSSVQTDATFCGQCGCDLRSSASASGEEQATASEQALPPTAVSFPDIPATVAMPALDPPEPLVQPEPVGSSASVPSTASSGASSAEAASSVSSQPVAPPAPSPIPTAPAPTPAGGGSKTQLQQQTAKLLHIQTNTELELPQQLSVIHLGKPNERIPPDIDVSGFPNSEVVSRVHADIRVEGDGFYLEDVGSANGTYVNNFPLPAGNRHRLRPGDRISLGKGDMVTFLFQIS; the protein is encoded by the coding sequence ATGATTGTCTGCCCAAATTGCAACCACCAAAACCCCGATGGCGCGAACCAGTGTGAGGCGTGCTACACACCCTTACCTGCGATGAGTAGTTGCCCGAACTGTGGGTCATCCGTTCAAACGGATGCGACTTTCTGCGGACAGTGTGGCTGTGATCTGCGCTCAAGCGCTTCAGCTTCAGGAGAGGAGCAAGCAACTGCATCCGAGCAGGCTCTTCCTCCCACGGCGGTATCCTTTCCGGACATTCCCGCTACCGTAGCGATGCCGGCTCTTGATCCGCCTGAACCATTGGTTCAACCTGAACCTGTGGGAAGCAGTGCTAGCGTTCCAAGTACAGCAAGTTCGGGTGCCAGTTCTGCTGAGGCGGCTTCTAGCGTTAGCAGCCAACCTGTCGCCCCACCGGCACCAAGCCCGATACCGACTGCCCCCGCACCCACACCCGCTGGCGGCGGTTCTAAAACTCAACTCCAGCAGCAGACAGCTAAACTGCTGCACATCCAAACCAACACTGAGTTAGAACTCCCCCAGCAGTTATCGGTAATTCATTTGGGTAAACCCAATGAGCGGATACCGCCGGATATTGATGTTTCAGGATTTCCCAATTCTGAAGTGGTTTCTCGCGTTCATGCGGATATCCGGGTTGAGGGAGATGGTTTCTACTTGGAAGATGTCGGAAGTGCAAATGGCACCTACGTTAATAACTTCCCGCTGCCGGCTGGCAACCGGCACCGCTTGCGCCCCGGTGATCGGATCTCGCTTGGTAAAGGAGATATGGTGACATTTCTGTTCCAGATTTCTTAG
- a CDS encoding FHA domain-containing protein, with translation MITLILLHRFQYVPAQSWSFENESVVRIGRSTDNHVVLYSAVVSRYHVELRRQGTTWEIVNLGTNGTYLEGKPITQVPVVDGVIIHLARSGPKIQIRLGKKALEELKAISAEETMAQQVKDASVPAEAVPEEITLVPAHQQQKEMPPKTETFSHLN, from the coding sequence GTGATTACACTAATTTTGCTGCATCGATTTCAGTATGTCCCTGCTCAAAGCTGGTCTTTTGAAAATGAATCAGTTGTTCGGATCGGGCGCTCAACTGATAATCATGTGGTGCTCTATAGCGCGGTTGTCTCTCGTTACCATGTCGAATTGCGCCGGCAGGGTACAACCTGGGAAATTGTGAATTTAGGCACTAATGGCACCTATCTGGAGGGTAAACCGATTACCCAAGTTCCTGTTGTGGATGGGGTGATTATTCATCTCGCTCGTTCTGGGCCTAAAATTCAAATTCGCCTCGGTAAAAAGGCGCTTGAGGAACTCAAAGCGATCTCCGCAGAAGAAACGATGGCCCAGCAAGTTAAGGATGCGTCAGTGCCGGCTGAAGCTGTGCCTGAGGAAATAACGTTGGTTCCAGCACATCAGCAGCAAAAAGAGATGCCCCCTAAAACTGAAACATTTTCACACTTGAATTAG
- the psaA gene encoding photosystem I core protein PsaA, whose protein sequence is MTISPPEREAKKVKVVVDKDPVPTSFERWGKPGHFDRTLARGPKTTTWIWNLHALAHDFDSHTSDLEDVSRKIFSAHFGHLAIIFIWLSGAYFHGARFSNYEAWLTNPTGIRPSAQVVWPIVGQEILNADVGGGFHGIQITSGLFQIWRASGITNEFQLYCTAIGGLVMAALMLFAGWFHYHKRAPKLEWFQNVESMLNHHLAGLLGLGCLSWAGHQIHVALPINKLLDAGVDPKQIPLPQEFILNPSLMTELYPSVDWGIFKGVIPFFTLNWGAYTDFLTFKGGLNPVTGGLWLSDSAHHHLALAVLFIIAGHQYRTNWGIGHSIKEILENHKGPFTGEGHKGLYEVLTSSWHAQLAINLAMLGSLSIIVAHHMYSMPPYPYIATDYATQLSIFTHHMWIGGFCIVGGAAHGAIFMVRDYDPAKNVNNLIDRVIRHRDAIISHLNWVCMFLGFHSFGLYVHNDTMRAFGRPQDMFSDTAIQLQPVFAQWVQNIHTLAPGNTAPNALEPASYAFGGGVMAVAGKVAMMPIALGTADFMVHHIHAFTIHVTVLILLKGVLFARSSRLIPDKANLGFRFPCDGPGRGGTCQVSGWDHVFLGLFWMYNSISIVIFHFSWKMQSDVWGTVDPDGSISHITGGNFAQSSITINGWLRDFLWAQASQVIQSYGTALSAYGLLFLGAHFVWAFSLMFLFSGRGYWQELIESIVWAHNKLKVAPTIQPRALSIIHGRAVGVAHYLLGGIVTTWAFFLARIISVG, encoded by the coding sequence ATGACAATCAGTCCTCCGGAGCGAGAGGCAAAAAAAGTCAAGGTTGTTGTTGATAAAGACCCAGTTCCTACATCCTTTGAGCGGTGGGGAAAACCCGGTCACTTTGATCGCACCTTGGCTAGAGGACCCAAAACCACAACCTGGATTTGGAATCTACACGCCCTCGCCCACGATTTCGACAGTCATACCAGTGACTTAGAAGACGTATCCCGCAAGATATTTAGTGCCCACTTCGGTCACTTGGCTATCATCTTTATTTGGTTAAGCGGTGCTTATTTTCACGGCGCTCGTTTCTCCAACTATGAAGCTTGGCTGACTAACCCGACCGGCATTAGGCCCAGCGCCCAAGTGGTTTGGCCAATCGTCGGTCAAGAAATTTTGAACGCTGACGTGGGAGGAGGCTTCCACGGCATTCAAATTACATCCGGCTTGTTCCAAATTTGGCGCGCTTCTGGCATCACGAACGAATTCCAGCTGTACTGCACCGCTATTGGCGGTTTGGTCATGGCTGCACTGATGCTGTTCGCCGGTTGGTTCCACTATCACAAACGCGCTCCCAAACTGGAATGGTTCCAGAATGTGGAGTCGATGTTGAATCACCACTTAGCCGGCTTGCTGGGTCTGGGCTGCCTGTCTTGGGCCGGCCACCAGATTCACGTCGCTCTGCCAATCAACAAGCTGCTTGATGCTGGGGTCGATCCGAAACAGATTCCCCTACCTCAAGAGTTCATCTTGAACCCTAGCTTGATGACAGAGCTTTATCCCAGCGTGGATTGGGGTATCTTCAAGGGTGTGATTCCCTTCTTTACCCTAAACTGGGGCGCATATACAGACTTCCTAACCTTCAAGGGCGGTTTAAACCCGGTCACTGGCGGTTTGTGGCTGTCGGATTCGGCGCACCATCACCTGGCGCTGGCAGTGCTGTTCATTATTGCTGGCCATCAGTACCGGACTAACTGGGGCATTGGTCACAGCATTAAGGAAATCCTGGAAAACCACAAAGGCCCCTTCACTGGAGAAGGCCACAAGGGTCTCTATGAAGTCCTGACCAGCTCTTGGCACGCTCAGCTAGCCATTAACTTGGCAATGTTGGGTTCTCTAAGCATCATCGTGGCGCATCACATGTATTCGATGCCGCCCTACCCCTACATAGCAACTGACTATGCGACCCAGCTGTCCATATTCACACATCATATGTGGATTGGTGGGTTCTGTATTGTTGGGGGCGCAGCTCACGGTGCCATCTTTATGGTGCGTGACTATGACCCAGCCAAAAATGTCAATAATTTGATTGATCGGGTGATCCGTCACCGGGATGCAATCATCTCTCACCTCAACTGGGTGTGCATGTTCTTAGGCTTCCACAGCTTCGGGTTGTACGTTCATAACGACACCATGCGGGCTTTCGGTCGTCCTCAAGATATGTTCTCCGATACCGCGATTCAACTGCAGCCGGTGTTTGCCCAGTGGGTGCAAAACATCCACACCTTGGCTCCTGGCAATACCGCTCCGAACGCACTGGAACCCGCTAGCTATGCTTTCGGTGGGGGCGTGATGGCAGTTGCTGGTAAGGTTGCAATGATGCCCATTGCTCTGGGAACCGCTGATTTCATGGTGCACCATATCCATGCGTTCACCATTCACGTTACGGTTCTGATTCTGCTGAAGGGTGTGCTGTTTGCCCGTAGTTCCCGCCTGATTCCTGACAAGGCGAATTTGGGCTTCCGCTTCCCTTGTGATGGACCCGGACGGGGTGGTACCTGCCAAGTTTCTGGTTGGGATCATGTCTTCCTAGGTCTGTTCTGGATGTACAACTCCATCTCTATCGTGATTTTCCACTTCAGCTGGAAGATGCAATCAGATGTGTGGGGCACTGTTGATCCAGATGGCAGCATCTCGCATATCACAGGCGGCAACTTTGCACAGAGTTCGATCACCATTAATGGGTGGTTGCGTGACTTCCTTTGGGCGCAAGCTTCTCAAGTGATTCAGTCTTACGGAACGGCACTCTCTGCATACGGCTTGTTGTTCCTAGGCGCTCACTTTGTCTGGGCATTCAGTCTAATGTTCCTGTTCAGCGGTCGCGGCTACTGGCAAGAACTGATTGAGTCGATCGTTTGGGCACACAACAAGCTCAAAGTCGCCCCAACAATTCAACCCCGCGCTCTGAGCATCATTCACGGTCGCGCTGTAGGGGTAGCTCACTACCTCTTGGGAGGAATTGTCACAACATGGGCATTCTTCCTAGCTCGAATCATTTCTGTTGGATGA
- the cobQ gene encoding cobyric acid synthase CobQ, producing the protein MKAIMVVGTTSHAGKSTITTALCRILSRRGWRVTPFKGQNMALNAYVTTSGGEIGYAQAVQAWAAGVTPWVEMNPILLKPQGDMTSQVIIKGKSVGKVSATDYYEQYFDRGWQAIEESLQQLAGEFDLIICEGAGSPAEINLKHRDLTNMRVARYLNAPTLLVVDIDRGGAFAHVVGTLELLEPEERALIRGVVINKFRGQRSILDPGITWLEKRTGIPVLGVIPWIDQFFPAEDSLSLLERQPRKLNSELTIAVIRLPRISNFTDFDPLEAESSVTVKYIGPKQSLGHPDAVIIPGSKTTIADLLVLQQTGIAQEIKNYVAAGGTVLGICGGYQMLGQMLADPEGIEGQEGRYEGLGLLPLKTMITSQKIARQRQVTSNLPQVGLPVIGYEIHQGRTQIIDDKIITPLFDDVNLGVVDADHSVWGTYLHGLFDNGPWRRAWLNGLRQQRGLKSLATGIPNYREQREALLDSLADVVGEHLDLTPILSQ; encoded by the coding sequence ATGAAAGCCATTATGGTAGTGGGCACGACATCCCACGCTGGAAAATCTACGATAACAACAGCCCTGTGTCGCATTCTGTCGCGGCGGGGTTGGCGGGTAACGCCGTTTAAAGGTCAAAACATGGCTTTAAATGCTTATGTGACGACGAGCGGTGGCGAGATTGGTTACGCTCAAGCAGTGCAAGCTTGGGCTGCCGGCGTCACGCCTTGGGTGGAAATGAACCCAATTTTGTTGAAGCCTCAAGGCGACATGACTTCCCAGGTAATTATTAAAGGGAAATCAGTCGGTAAAGTTAGTGCGACTGATTATTACGAGCAGTATTTTGATAGAGGTTGGCAGGCAATTGAGGAATCTTTACAACAGTTAGCCGGCGAATTTGATCTAATTATCTGTGAGGGAGCCGGTAGTCCGGCTGAGATTAATCTCAAGCACCGCGACTTAACAAATATGCGTGTGGCTCGATATTTAAATGCCCCAACGCTGCTTGTTGTTGATATTGATAGAGGCGGTGCTTTCGCCCATGTTGTTGGCACGTTAGAGTTACTTGAACCAGAGGAACGCGCCTTAATTCGCGGAGTGGTGATCAATAAGTTTCGGGGACAGCGATCAATCCTCGATCCGGGTATTACCTGGTTAGAAAAGCGCACCGGCATTCCGGTTTTGGGTGTTATTCCCTGGATTGACCAATTCTTCCCAGCCGAAGATTCTCTATCTTTATTAGAACGTCAACCTCGTAAACTCAATAGCGAACTGACAATTGCAGTGATTCGCTTGCCTCGCATTTCTAATTTTACGGATTTTGACCCACTGGAAGCCGAATCGAGTGTCACCGTGAAATATATTGGCCCTAAACAATCTTTGGGCCATCCAGATGCCGTAATTATTCCAGGTTCTAAAACAACTATTGCTGATTTGCTGGTCCTGCAACAAACGGGAATCGCCCAAGAAATTAAAAATTATGTGGCAGCCGGCGGCACAGTCCTGGGCATTTGCGGAGGCTATCAAATGCTTGGACAAATGTTAGCTGATCCAGAGGGAATAGAAGGTCAGGAGGGCCGGTATGAAGGTCTGGGATTGTTACCCTTAAAAACTATGATTACTTCACAAAAAATTGCTCGTCAGCGGCAGGTAACTTCTAATTTGCCTCAAGTTGGGCTACCCGTAATTGGGTATGAAATTCATCAAGGTCGCACTCAAATTATCGATGATAAAATTATCACCCCGCTGTTTGATGATGTGAATTTAGGGGTTGTTGATGCTGATCATTCGGTTTGGGGCACTTATCTCCACGGTTTATTTGACAATGGTCCTTGGCGTCGGGCTTGGTTAAATGGCTTGCGGCAACAAAGGGGTTTAAAATCCTTGGCCACCGGCATCCCCAACTACCGTGAACAACGGGAAGCTTTATTGGACTCTCTGGCAGATGTTGTGGGAGAGCATTTAGATTTAACACCAATATTGTCTCAGTAA
- the psaB gene encoding photosystem I core protein PsaB — MATKFPKFSQDLAQDPTTRRLWYGIATAHDFESHDGMTEENLYQKIFASHFGHLAIIFLWTSSLLFHVAWQGNFPQWIKDPLNVRPIAHAIWDPQFGAPAVEAFTQAGASNPVNIAYSGVYHWWYTIGMRTNNDLYQGAVFLLLLSAVFLFAGWLHLQPKYRPSLAWFKNAESRLNHHLAGLFGVSSLAWTGHLVHVAIPEARGQHVGWDNFLTTLPHPAGLGPFFSGNWGVYAQNPDTAGHLFGTSQGAGSAILTFLGGFHPQTQSLWLTDIAHHHLAIAVIFIIAGHMYRTNFGIGHSIRDILNTHRPPEGTPFGGRLGDGHKGLYDTYNESLHFQLGIHLGALGVVTSLVAQHMYSLPPYAFMGQDFTTQAALYTHHQYIAGFLMLGAFAHGGIFWVRDYDPAANKNNVLDRVLRHKEAIISHLSWVSLFLGFHTLGLYVHNDVVVAFGTPEKQILIEPVFAQWVQAAQGKALYGFDVLLSNPDSLATTAWPNYGNVWLPGWLDAINSGTNSLFLTIGPGDFLVHHAFALGLHTTTLILVKGALDARGTKLMPDKKDFGYAFPCDGPGRGGTCDTSAWDAFFLATFWMLNTIGWVTFYFHWKHLGIWQGNVAQFNESSTYLMGWLRDYLWLYSAQTINGYTPYGMNNLSVWSWMFLFGHLVWATGFMFLISWRGYWQELIETLVWAHERTPLANLVRWKDKPVAMSIIQGRLVGLAHFTVGYVLTYAAFLIASTAGKFG; from the coding sequence ATGGCAACAAAATTTCCAAAATTTAGCCAAGACCTGGCGCAAGACCCAACAACACGCAGGCTATGGTACGGAATCGCCACAGCCCACGACTTTGAAAGCCACGACGGCATGACAGAGGAGAATCTTTACCAAAAGATATTCGCCTCACACTTCGGTCACCTGGCAATCATCTTCCTGTGGACTTCAAGTCTGCTATTCCACGTAGCATGGCAAGGCAACTTTCCCCAGTGGATAAAAGACCCCCTAAACGTGCGGCCAATCGCCCACGCAATCTGGGACCCACAATTCGGAGCACCGGCAGTCGAAGCATTCACCCAAGCCGGGGCATCAAACCCAGTGAACATCGCCTATAGCGGCGTATACCACTGGTGGTACACAATCGGGATGCGCACCAACAACGACCTGTATCAAGGGGCAGTATTCCTACTGCTGCTGTCAGCCGTATTCCTGTTCGCAGGCTGGCTGCACCTGCAACCCAAATACAGACCATCCCTAGCCTGGTTCAAAAACGCAGAATCGCGACTGAACCACCACCTAGCCGGATTGTTTGGCGTCTCATCCCTAGCCTGGACAGGACACCTCGTCCACGTCGCCATCCCCGAAGCTCGGGGACAGCACGTAGGCTGGGACAACTTCCTGACCACCCTGCCCCACCCAGCAGGACTCGGGCCATTCTTTAGCGGCAACTGGGGCGTATACGCCCAAAACCCAGACACAGCAGGACACCTATTCGGAACCTCCCAAGGAGCCGGCAGCGCCATCCTGACATTCCTGGGCGGATTCCACCCGCAAACACAATCCCTGTGGCTGACCGACATCGCCCATCACCACCTGGCGATCGCAGTGATATTCATCATTGCCGGTCATATGTACCGCACCAACTTTGGGATTGGCCACAGCATCCGTGACATCCTCAACACCCACCGGCCCCCAGAAGGCACCCCCTTCGGTGGACGGTTAGGAGACGGGCACAAAGGGCTGTACGACACCTACAACGAATCGTTGCACTTCCAGTTAGGCATCCACCTCGGAGCCTTAGGCGTCGTCACCTCCTTAGTTGCGCAGCACATGTACAGTCTGCCGCCCTACGCATTCATGGGCCAAGACTTCACCACCCAAGCCGCCCTGTACACCCACCACCAGTACATCGCCGGCTTCCTGATGCTAGGAGCCTTCGCCCACGGCGGAATCTTCTGGGTGCGGGACTACGACCCAGCAGCCAACAAAAACAACGTCCTCGACCGCGTCCTGCGGCACAAAGAAGCGATCATCTCCCACCTATCCTGGGTCTCGCTATTCCTGGGCTTCCATACCCTAGGCTTATACGTCCATAACGACGTTGTTGTTGCCTTCGGCACCCCAGAAAAGCAAATCCTGATAGAGCCGGTGTTCGCCCAATGGGTACAAGCAGCCCAAGGCAAAGCCCTCTACGGCTTCGACGTGCTGCTCTCCAACCCAGACAGCCTCGCCACCACCGCTTGGCCCAACTACGGCAACGTGTGGTTACCCGGCTGGCTGGATGCGATTAACAGTGGCACCAACTCCCTGTTCCTCACGATTGGCCCTGGAGACTTCCTCGTCCACCACGCCTTCGCCCTCGGTTTGCACACCACGACCTTGATTCTCGTCAAGGGCGCATTGGATGCACGAGGCACCAAGCTGATGCCGGACAAAAAAGACTTCGGCTACGCCTTCCCTTGCGACGGACCCGGACGCGGCGGCACCTGCGACACCTCAGCCTGGGACGCTTTCTTCCTGGCAACGTTCTGGATGCTCAATACCATTGGCTGGGTAACTTTTTACTTCCACTGGAAGCATCTAGGAATCTGGCAAGGAAATGTGGCTCAGTTTAACGAGTCCTCAACGTACCTGATGGGTTGGCTGCGTGACTATCTGTGGCTGTATTCAGCTCAGACGATCAACGGCTACACCCCTTATGGGATGAATAATCTGTCGGTCTGGTCTTGGATGTTCCTGTTCGGCCACTTAGTGTGGGCGACCGGCTTTATGTTCTTGATTAGCTGGCGCGGTTATTGGCAAGAGTTGATTGAAACCTTGGTGTGGGCACATGAACGCACACCGTTGGCGAACTTGGTTCGCTGGAAGGATAAGCCGGTGGCTATGAGTATCATTCAAGGTCGTCTGGTCGGCTTGGCTCACTTTACGGTGGGTTATGTCCTGACTTATGCGGCGTTCTTGATTGCTTCGACTGCCGGTAAGTTCGGTTGA
- a CDS encoding PRC-barrel domain-containing protein has product MSAEQKLTKQTELLNRLVIDRRTADEVGRVEQLWLVPQSHLVMGLSCKSGFLGKNKRAFSWAQIESIGADSIMVNTSADAIDPEKSDAIVSLIGHEVWTESGNKVGKLVDYLLVPQTGTVVYYLFSSSGWRGVMEGIYLLPPEAVSSAGSKRVIVKDDAVVNPHQYAAGLTEKVGQAAEYLQEDYEKTVDHWENLKRRTQAGTEGVKRGAQQLAEELQERAQEVQAQVQTRRHNPSEPTAIEPAEEVTIQPSKEQDIL; this is encoded by the coding sequence ATGAGTGCAGAACAAAAGTTGACGAAGCAAACCGAGCTGCTCAACCGGCTGGTGATTGATCGCCGGACAGCAGACGAAGTCGGGCGTGTCGAGCAATTGTGGCTCGTCCCTCAATCCCATTTAGTGATGGGGCTTAGTTGCAAATCAGGCTTTTTGGGCAAAAACAAACGCGCCTTTAGTTGGGCGCAAATTGAGAGCATTGGGGCTGATAGCATTATGGTTAACACCAGTGCTGACGCCATCGATCCAGAAAAGTCTGATGCAATCGTTTCTTTGATCGGTCATGAAGTTTGGACAGAAAGTGGTAATAAAGTAGGCAAGCTCGTCGATTACTTGCTCGTTCCCCAAACCGGCACTGTCGTCTATTACCTGTTTAGTTCTAGTGGCTGGCGTGGGGTGATGGAGGGAATTTACCTACTGCCCCCGGAAGCAGTATCCAGCGCCGGCAGCAAACGAGTGATTGTCAAAGACGATGCTGTGGTGAACCCCCATCAGTACGCGGCGGGACTGACCGAAAAAGTAGGTCAAGCAGCAGAGTATTTGCAAGAAGATTATGAAAAAACTGTGGATCACTGGGAAAATTTAAAGCGCCGGACGCAAGCCGGCACGGAAGGCGTGAAGCGGGGCGCGCAACAACTGGCGGAGGAACTCCAAGAAAGAGCACAAGAGGTGCAAGCCCAAGTGCAAACTCGCCGGCACAACCCGTCGGAACCGACAGCCATTGAGCCAGCTGAGGAAGTGACGATTCAGCCATCTAAGGAGCAAGACATCCTTTAA
- a CDS encoding 2Fe-2S iron-sulfur cluster-binding protein produces the protein MSVSIRFLPDNVTVEAEVGEPILDVAERAGVSIPTGCLMGSCHACEVEIEDGPTICSCITGVPPGREKLTINLYSDPSW, from the coding sequence ATGAGCGTTTCAATTCGATTTTTACCGGATAATGTGACAGTAGAAGCCGAGGTTGGAGAACCGATTTTGGATGTTGCTGAGCGTGCCGGTGTTTCTATTCCCACCGGCTGCCTGATGGGTTCCTGTCACGCCTGCGAAGTGGAAATTGAGGATGGGCCAACGATTTGTTCTTGTATCACCGGCGTTCCACCGGGTCGAGAAAAGTTAACCATTAATCTTTATAGTGATCCAAGTTGGTAA